The following proteins come from a genomic window of Oncorhynchus clarkii lewisi isolate Uvic-CL-2024 unplaced genomic scaffold, UVic_Ocla_1.0 unplaced_contig_6262_pilon_pilon, whole genome shotgun sequence:
- the LOC139394697 gene encoding zinc finger protein 135-like yields MTILDPLGSLNNILMLTRDLTHQRERPDSEEPEPGTSKLARRHHCSHCGKNCNRLWDLKQHEKMHTGEKPYHCSQCGKCFVCSGELKQHERIHTGEKPYHCSQCGKSFNQKANLKAHERIHTGEKPYHCSQCGKSFNQKANLKAHERIHTGEKPYHCSQCGRCFNQSWALKQHERIHTGEKPYHCSQCGKCFNQSRELKQHERIHTGEKPYHCSQCGKCFNQRVNLEAHERIHTGEKPYHCSQCGKSFNRKANLKAHERIHTGEKPYHCSQCGKCFNQSGELKHHERIHTGEKPYHCSQCGKCFNRSGELKEHARIHTGEKPYHCSQCGKCFIHSGDLKRHERIHTGEKPYHCSQCGKCFNQRGNLKKHENTHRVEALPLRPGCKAFAHLGSLKEHIRLHTAEKA; encoded by the coding sequence gagaaagaccagactcagaggagccagagccagggacgtccaaactagcaagacgacaccactgctcccactgtggaaaaaATTGTAACCGGTTATGGgacctgaaacaacatgagaaaatgcacacaggggagaagccttaccactgttcccaatgtggaaagtgtttcgtcTGTTCGGGggagctgaaacaacatgagagaatacacacaggagagaagccttaccactgctcccaatgtggaaagagtttcaacCAGAAAGCAAACCTGAAAgctcatgagagaatacacacaggagagaagccttaccactgctcccaatgtggaaagagtttcaacCAGAAAGCAAACCTGAAAgctcatgagagaatacacacaggagagaagccttaccactgctcccaatgtggaaggTGTTTCAACCAGTCGTGGGCGCTGAaacaacacgagagaatacacacaggagagaagccttaccactgctcccaatgtggaaagtgtttcaaccagtcgagggagctgaaacaacatgagagaatacacacaggagagaagccttaccactgctcccaatgtggaaagtgtttcaaccagagAGTAAACCTGGAAgctcatgagagaatacacacaggagagaagccttaccactgctcccagtgtggaaagagtttcaacCGGAAAGCAAACCTGAAAgctcatgagagaatacacacaggagagaagccttaccactgctcccaatgtggaaagtgtttcaaccagtcgGGGGAGCTGAAAcatcatgagagaatacacacaggagagaagccttaccactgctcccaatgtggaaagtgtttcaaccggtCGGGGGAGCTGAAAGAACATgcgagaatacacacaggagagaagccttaccactgctcccaatgtggaaagtgtttcatccATTCAGGGGAtctgaaacgacatgagagaatacacacgggagagaagccttaccactgctcccaatgtggaaagtgtttcaaccagagAGGAAACCTGAAAAAGcatgagaatacacacagggtAGAAGCCTTACCACTCCGCCCAGGTTGCAAAGCTTttgcccatttaggaagcctgaaagaacaCATTAGACTGCACACAGCGGAGAAGGCTTAG